A stretch of DNA from Desulfosarcina ovata subsp. ovata:
CATCGTCGAGTGGGAGACCAATGTCAACAAGCCCGGGGCCAAGCAGACCAACGACCGCTACAAGGCCGGATACGGTGCCAACCTGACCGGCGAGGCCGTGGACGCCTACCTTTCCATGTACCTGATCAAAGCGGTCCTGGAGAAGGCCGGCAGCCTCGACCCGGCAAAAATCCGGCAGGCACTGGTCGATATCAATCTGACCGACGGACCGGGCATGATCGTCGGCTACGACGCGGTGCTGCACATCATCGTTTTGATCTACTTTTACGCCTACCTGACCACGTCCTGGAACATGGTGGGCGGGTTTGCCGGCGTACTTCCCCTGGGTCATGCGGTGCCTATTTTGCCCTGGCGACCATCGCCTTTGCCGAGGGGTTCCGGGTCATGGTCAAGAACATCGATTACCTGGGTCCGCTCAAGATCAACGGCCCGCGTGGCCTGCAGATCCCGCCCCTGGACACGGGCCTCGCCAATTTCATGTTCACCACCAAGGTGCCGTACTACTACATCATCCTGATCATGCTCATCGCCGTTCTGGCACTGACCATGTTCATCTCCCGCTCCAAGCTGATCGCCATGGCCATGAGTTCGTTTTTCACCGCCCTGGCGGGAACGTTCTATGCGCAGTTCTCCCTGTTCATTCACCCGCGCAGCATCATCTCCTTGGACATCTCCTTCGAGATCGCTTTCATTGCGCTCATCGGCGGACGTGGCTCCATCGCCGGGCCGGTGATCGGTGCGCTGTTGCTGCGGCCGGTCAGCGATCTCTCACGGATCTATTTCGGCGATACCCTGCCGGGGCTGCATCTGATCATCTACGGCGTGGTGCTGATCCTGGTGATGATATACCAGCCCAGGGGGCTGCAGGAGTCGCTCGCCCGAATCTACGACACCCTTGTCGACAAAGTGGCGCGCACGTTCAAAAAGAGGAAGCCTACCTGGGGATATAATCGATCCGAACCATCTTGGCGTCCACCCAAATAAGTGCCAGGGGCACCTGCGATTGATCGCGGGTGCCCCCTTGTTTTTTTTGGAAAACTGAAAAGGATGCAGCATCCCATCGTCCACCGGGATAATTATTTTGGTCAAACGACCTTAATTATCCTTGACAACCACTATTATAGTTTTTATTTATTAATCAAAAGACCATTACTGTGAGGTTGAACCATGCCGAGACCCAAAAAACCCAGGATTGTTTCCAGTTATCCGACCATCGCCGCCTTTGTCCCACAGGGAATGCCGATCTCCGGCGAAGTGATGTTGTCCGTTGAAGAACTGGAGGCCATTCGATTAAGCGATTTCGAGTGCCTGGATCAGGAATCGGCAGCCAACCTCATGCAGGTGTCCCGGCAGACGTATGGCAGAATTCTGTCCAGGGCCCGCCATATCGTTGGCGAGGCCTTGGTTACCGGCAAAGCCCTCAGGGTCAGCGGCGGGAATTATGCCATGCGGGGCGGCGGCAGACGCCGCCGACGGCGGGGCAGGATGGATGAGTGATCATCCACGGTAACTTACCCCAAAACAAGGAGGTACCATCATGCCAGGATTTGACAGAAGTGGACCCGCAGGAGCCGGCCCCATGACCGGTGGCCGCCGAGGAGTGTGCGGCGGATCATACGGACGACCCGCTAACATCGGCTATGGTTTTGGCTATGGCGGAGGCAGGGGCATGGGATTCAGGCGCGGATATGGCGGACGGGGGCGCGGTTTCGGATACCGCGGATACGGAGGATATCCGGCACCCCCCGCCGTCGGCCCCGCTTATCCGCAGAGCAGTGCCGATGAAATGGCGATGCTCCAGGCCGAGGCCAATGCCATGAAAGCCTCGCTGGAATCCATCCAGAACCGGATCGCGGAGCTGGAAAAGGACGCATCCGAATAGCAGCGGAAGGGGTACCGGCCTGACGGCAACCCAAACGAAGGGAATCCGACGTCATTGGACCGTCATACCGGTACCCCCTATTGAGACAGATTTCGGGTAACAGCCTACAAAACCGATTTCTCGATGAACAGCTTGTTTTCCTCGATGATCTCCTTGGCAATCTGAACGGCTTCTTCCATGGTGCGGATGCCGCCCCTGACAAAACTGTCACGCAAACGGATGATATACTCCAGGTTCCCCTCTTTGTCCGCTACCGTCTGGATAAACAGATTCATCCGCGATCCCAGGCGGATATAGTTGGCGCTTTGCAGGACCTTGCCTTTATAGGTCCAATTTCCGGCAACGTCATGCAACATGAAATCGTGGATTTGTTTTGGAAATTCCATGGTGTACTCCTTCCCCAAATGTAGACATCGATAAAATTGAGTATGGCTGCGGCCGTTGATCAAACCTCATGAATGGCATTTTCCGAGTGTCCGATAACGACAGCCGCCGTTGCATCCCCCCAAACGTTGATCGCCGTGCGGAACTGGTCAAGGATTCTGTCAATCGCGAGGATCAGTCCGATGCCATCCAGGGGAAGGCCCGCAGCCGTCAGGACGATGCCCATGGTGACCAGGCCGGCACCGGGAATCGCCGCCGCCCCGATGGCCGCCAGCGAGGCGGTGACGAAAATGACGACCTGCATGCCGATCGTCAGTTCAATCCCCATGATCTGGGCGATAAAAATAACTGCCACGGATTCGTACAATGCAGTTCCATCCATGTTTATCGTGGCACCAAGGGGAAGCACGAAATTGCCAATGCGGCCTTCCACGCCGGCTCGTTTCTCCAGATTGCTCATGGTCATCGGCAAGGTGGCCGCGCTGGAGGCGGTAGACCAGGCCGTCATCATGGCCGGGCTCAGGGCCTTGAACAACCGGTACGGATTATACCGCCCCATCAGCAAAACCAGAATCGGCAAGGTAACAAAACCGTGGATTAGCAAGCCCAAAAGAACTGTGGCCGCATATTTGCCCAGCGCTTTCAATGCGGCAAATCCAAGATCCATGAAAATCGCGGTGACCAGCATAAAAATGGCATACGGCGCGATGACCATAATCGCCATGATGCCGTTTTGCATGATTCGGTCGATACCATTGATGGCATTGGTCAGTGCCTCGGAATCCCGTCCGATGGTCGATGCCATGATGGCGAGAAAAATCGTGAAAAAAATGATCTGCAGAATGTTGCCGGTGGCAAACGCCGCGGCCGCATTTTTGGGGATCATGTTGACCACAATAAGCCCCGCCAGAACGGCCAAGGCCGTGGTCAGCATGTAATAACCGACGGTTTTGCCGCCAATCTTACCCAGTGCGCGCACATCTCCGAGATTGGCCACCGCCATGAAAATCGAGGCAAACACCAGCGGTACAATCAGCATGCGCAGCAGCCGGATAAAAATGTCTCCACCGTACTGAAAGACGGTTTTCATGACATACAGCGGGCCCGACGTGATGCCGGCGCCCATGGCCATGTTGATCCCCATGCCGATCCCGATACCGGCAACGATCCCGATGAGAATTTTCCATTGCAGGTCAATCCCTTTGCTCTGCTTCTCCATATCAGTCACCTCCGTAATAATCTTCGCTGATGGTGTAGCTTCGGGTAACGACCCTGGTGGTCACCGGCAGGTACCGCCCCAGGAAACGGGATACACTCCCATCTGACTTCAGTTCCAGATTGAATACAGCGAGCATGTTCAGCAGATCCTGGTTTCCCTTGCGCACCGCCATGCCGTAATAGTCGGGTTTAAACGGTGGATCGACAACCACCAGGCGGTACCGCGCATCCCGCATGTGCTCCTTCAGCCAGACCTTCAGGAAGATCTCATCATGAACCATCATGTCCGCATCACCGCTGAGTGTTGCCGCGGCGGCCGCTTCGTTGGTCGGATACGCCTTCACCGATGCCTGGGGAAAGTAACGGGGAACCGCTTGTTGGGGGGCTTTGCCTTCCGTCACGGCGATGACGAGCCGGTTCGCTTTTCCGTTTTTTTCGAGGATGGAGTAAATGGTCTGATGGTCTTTGGCGTCGCCGATTCCCAGTTTGGCGGCTCTGACTTTGTTCAACAGGATCGACAGGCCGGTTTCGAAATAGGGCACTGAAAAATCGACTCTTTTCGCACGATCGAAGGTAATGCTCATACCGGCGATAATGATATCGATTTCGTTTGCCTGGAGCATTGGAATCAGATCGGAAAAGGATTCGGGAACGACGAATTCGGCTTTTACGCCAAGTTTCTCGGCGAGCAGGTTGGCGATGTCGATATCCACGCCGACGCGCTTGCCATCCCGTTCAAAGGAAAATGGCTTAAAGTTCGGATTGACGCCGACTCTCAACACGTTGCTGCTCATCACCCGGGACAGCGTTGTTGCCCCTTCGTCCTGGTCCTGCGCCAGGCTTGTCGTTGATAGCATGAGGACAACCAGGACCCCCACTACCAGAGACTTCACTGCATAAAACCCGAAGTGTTGCATGTCTCCTCCTCTCTTATTATGATGGCATCTGACCGGCGGTCGTGCGATTGGCAGTCCGCCGAATAGTGACATTTTGAGTTGATACCGAACCGAACCGTCCGGAAAATACTCAGACGTCCCGGCTTA
This window harbors:
- a CDS encoding ABC transporter substrate-binding protein, yielding MQKEFGTPIKKLAFVYENGDWSKGFAAQWKKLAQDGGYEVVLDEPYPFTATDLSPVVQKIRRARADVLMLVSNAADAILLTNTLAEYKVNLKAIITSGGGHADPSFMQTVGENARYIFDIVEWETNVNKPGAKQTNDRYKAGYGANLTGEAVDAYLSMYLIKAVLEKAGSLDPAKIRQALVDINLTDGPGMIVGYDAVLHIIVLIYFYAYLTTSWNMVGGFAGVLPLGHAVPILPWRPSPLPRGSGSWSRTSITWVRSRSTARVACRSRPWTRASPISCSPPRCRTTTSS
- a CDS encoding branched-chain amino acid ABC transporter permease, with the translated sequence MFTTKVPYYYIILIMLIAVLALTMFISRSKLIAMAMSSFFTALAGTFYAQFSLFIHPRSIISLDISFEIAFIALIGGRGSIAGPVIGALLLRPVSDLSRIYFGDTLPGLHLIIYGVVLILVMIYQPRGLQESLARIYDTLVDKVARTFKKRKPTWGYNRSEPSWRPPK
- a CDS encoding DUF134 domain-containing protein, with the translated sequence MPRPKKPRIVSSYPTIAAFVPQGMPISGEVMLSVEELEAIRLSDFECLDQESAANLMQVSRQTYGRILSRARHIVGEALVTGKALRVSGGNYAMRGGGRRRRRRGRMDE
- a CDS encoding DUF5320 domain-containing protein is translated as MPGFDRSGPAGAGPMTGGRRGVCGGSYGRPANIGYGFGYGGGRGMGFRRGYGGRGRGFGYRGYGGYPAPPAVGPAYPQSSADEMAMLQAEANAMKASLESIQNRIAELEKDASE
- a CDS encoding dicarboxylate/amino acid:cation symporter; the protein is MEKQSKGIDLQWKILIGIVAGIGIGMGINMAMGAGITSGPLYVMKTVFQYGGDIFIRLLRMLIVPLVFASIFMAVANLGDVRALGKIGGKTVGYYMLTTALAVLAGLIVVNMIPKNAAAAFATGNILQIIFFTIFLAIMASTIGRDSEALTNAINGIDRIMQNGIMAIMVIAPYAIFMLVTAIFMDLGFAALKALGKYAATVLLGLLIHGFVTLPILVLLMGRYNPYRLFKALSPAMMTAWSTASSAATLPMTMSNLEKRAGVEGRIGNFVLPLGATINMDGTALYESVAVIFIAQIMGIELTIGMQVVIFVTASLAAIGAAAIPGAGLVTMGIVLTAAGLPLDGIGLILAIDRILDQFRTAINVWGDATAAVVIGHSENAIHEV
- a CDS encoding transporter substrate-binding domain-containing protein: MQHFGFYAVKSLVVGVLVVLMLSTTSLAQDQDEGATTLSRVMSSNVLRVGVNPNFKPFSFERDGKRVGVDIDIANLLAEKLGVKAEFVVPESFSDLIPMLQANEIDIIIAGMSITFDRAKRVDFSVPYFETGLSILLNKVRAAKLGIGDAKDHQTIYSILEKNGKANRLVIAVTEGKAPQQAVPRYFPQASVKAYPTNEAAAAATLSGDADMMVHDEIFLKVWLKEHMRDARYRLVVVDPPFKPDYYGMAVRKGNQDLLNMLAVFNLELKSDGSVSRFLGRYLPVTTRVVTRSYTISEDYYGGD